In a genomic window of Acidimicrobiales bacterium:
- a CDS encoding SDR family NAD(P)-dependent oxidoreductase produces MTTSQHIKITTRFGDKSTADEVSEGVDLTGLRAIVTGGASGIGFETTRTLARLGAEVTVAVRNVAAAEETIAELRSATDRAIHVAPLELTDAASIAAFADAWDGPLHLLVNNAGVMAIQERTLSPDGWEAQLATNYLGHFRLTFRLHEALARAQGARIVALSSTAHLFSPVVFDDMDFRFRPYDPIQAYAQSKTAVNLFALEATRRWVGDGITVNAVNPGAIATPLQRHIGGRLATPVEMRKSPQQGASTTLLVATSPALDGLGGRYFSDNQEATVVDFRPTNLADLAASVAKYSLDADNAERLWNNSLPMII; encoded by the coding sequence GTGACCACCAGCCAACACATCAAGATCACCACTCGGTTCGGCGACAAGTCGACCGCCGATGAGGTCAGCGAGGGTGTGGACCTCACCGGCCTGCGGGCCATCGTGACCGGCGGCGCTTCAGGTATCGGATTTGAGACGACACGAACTCTCGCTCGCCTGGGCGCAGAGGTAACCGTCGCGGTTCGCAACGTTGCCGCAGCCGAAGAGACGATCGCTGAGCTGCGCTCCGCTACCGATCGCGCCATCCACGTCGCTCCTCTAGAGCTAACCGACGCGGCCTCCATAGCCGCGTTCGCCGACGCGTGGGACGGTCCGTTGCATCTGCTGGTCAACAATGCGGGAGTCATGGCCATTCAAGAACGGACACTGTCTCCCGATGGCTGGGAGGCCCAGCTCGCCACCAACTATCTCGGCCACTTCCGTCTCACATTTCGCCTCCACGAGGCCTTGGCTAGGGCCCAGGGAGCGCGGATCGTTGCTCTGAGCTCCACTGCGCACCTGTTCAGCCCTGTCGTCTTCGACGACATGGACTTCCGATTCCGCCCTTACGATCCCATACAGGCGTACGCGCAGTCCAAGACTGCTGTGAACTTGTTCGCCCTGGAAGCGACCCGACGGTGGGTCGGTGATGGGATCACGGTCAACGCAGTCAACCCTGGGGCGATCGCGACCCCGCTCCAACGACACATCGGCGGCAGGCTGGCCACACCTGTCGAGATGCGGAAGAGTCCCCAGCAGGGTGCCTCTACCACCCTGCTGGTTGCTACATCCCCTGCTCTCGATGGCCTCGGGGGCCGGTACTTCTCCGACAACCAAGAAGCGACAGTGGTCGACTTCAGGCCCACCAACCTGGCCGACCTCGCTGCCTCCGTCGCCAAGTACTCCCTCGACGCCGACAACGCCGAGCGGCTGTGGAACAACAGTCTTCCGATGATCATCTGA
- a CDS encoding trypsin-like peptidase domain-containing protein — translation MIDTFPERTPSDADRGALDAYSEVVTRVAAELTPRVAAVQMSRQRRDGRVEASGGSAVVFTDDGFLLTNAHVVGGNSSGTAAFGDGTTSSFHVVGVDPFSDLAVIRADGSTPTPAKLGNASDLRVGQLVVAVGNPLGLAGSVTAGVISALGRSLPTQSGGTVRIIDDVIQTDAALNPGNSGGALAISSGEVIGINTAVAGIGLGLAVPINDTMQRIIMSLLADGRVRRAYLGLGGTPTLLPPALAERTQQPTGFRITELVPGGPAARAGIREGDLLLTAGGQPITNAQALQGLMLADAIGRQLAITVIRNGALVDVLATPVELVSEPARP, via the coding sequence ATGATCGATACATTCCCCGAGCGAACACCCTCCGATGCCGACCGTGGCGCGCTCGACGCCTACTCCGAGGTCGTCACCCGCGTTGCGGCAGAGCTCACGCCACGGGTCGCCGCCGTCCAGATGTCCCGCCAGCGCCGTGACGGTCGTGTCGAGGCCAGCGGAGGTTCGGCTGTGGTCTTCACCGACGACGGCTTCCTGCTGACTAACGCGCACGTCGTGGGAGGCAACAGCTCCGGCACCGCGGCCTTCGGCGATGGGACGACGTCGTCGTTCCATGTGGTCGGCGTCGACCCGTTCTCAGATCTCGCTGTCATCCGCGCCGACGGTTCGACCCCGACTCCGGCCAAGCTCGGAAACGCCTCTGACCTGCGCGTCGGACAGCTCGTCGTCGCGGTCGGCAACCCGCTGGGTCTTGCGGGCAGCGTCACCGCCGGAGTGATCAGCGCCCTTGGACGTTCCTTGCCCACCCAGTCCGGCGGCACCGTGCGCATCATCGACGATGTCATCCAGACCGATGCCGCCCTCAACCCCGGGAACTCCGGGGGCGCGCTCGCCATTTCGTCGGGCGAGGTTATCGGCATCAACACCGCGGTCGCTGGAATCGGGCTCGGGCTTGCCGTCCCCATCAACGACACCATGCAGCGGATCATCATGTCGCTCCTCGCTGACGGCCGGGTCCGACGCGCCTACCTCGGCCTCGGCGGCACACCGACGTTGCTCCCGCCGGCATTGGCGGAGCGCACACAACAGCCGACCGGGTTCCGGATCACTGAGCTTGTTCCCGGCGGACCGGCCGCCCGCGCCGGCATTCGCGAAGGAGACCTCCTGCTCACGGCCGGGGGCCAGCCGATCACGAATGCCCAGGCCTTGCAGGGTCTCATGCTCGCCGACGCGATCGGGCGGCAGCTAGCTATCACCGTCATCCGCAACGGCGCCCTCGTTGACGTCCTCGCCACCCCAGTCGAGCTCGTCTCCGAGCCTGCGAGACCGTGA